The following are from one region of the Qipengyuania flava genome:
- a CDS encoding DUF3052 family protein gives MTAGYSGTPLAKKLNLRDGHRVWFDAMPESVQDEIGEYALELTFVAGPQEAPDASHIFVTERAALEEKLAALRENMARDGHVWVSWPKKASGVPSEITEDTIRDVALPMGLVDTKVCAVDETWSGLKLVIRKELR, from the coding sequence ATGACCGCTGGCTATTCCGGAACCCCGCTCGCCAAGAAGCTCAACTTGCGTGACGGGCACCGCGTCTGGTTCGACGCCATGCCGGAAAGCGTGCAGGACGAAATCGGCGAATACGCGCTCGAGCTGACTTTCGTCGCCGGGCCGCAGGAGGCGCCCGATGCGTCCCACATCTTCGTGACCGAGCGCGCCGCTCTGGAGGAAAAGCTCGCAGCCCTGCGTGAGAATATGGCCCGCGACGGACATGTCTGGGTGAGCTGGCCGAAGAAGGCGTCTGGCGTCCCCAGCGAGATCACGGAGGACACGATCCGGGACGTCGCCCTCCCCATGGGCCTCGTCGATACCAAGGTCTGCGCGGTCGATGAAACCTGGTCCGGCCTCAAGCTCGTGATCCGCAAGGAATTGCGCTGA
- a CDS encoding DUF6122 family protein, giving the protein MLLQPLLHYGGHWLAPFLIARILWPARWLKAGAVVASANLIDLDHLLADPIFDPNRCSVGFHLLHGWEAALAYLALLLVPRWWTRAFGLGALWHLAVDFGDCVMQGL; this is encoded by the coding sequence GTGCTGCTGCAGCCCCTCCTCCACTACGGCGGCCACTGGCTAGCCCCGTTCCTCATCGCGCGGATCCTCTGGCCGGCGCGGTGGCTGAAAGCGGGTGCGGTCGTCGCCTCGGCAAATTTGATCGATCTCGACCATCTGCTGGCCGACCCGATCTTCGATCCCAATCGCTGCAGCGTGGGCTTTCACCTGCTCCACGGCTGGGAAGCCGCCCTCGCCTATCTGGCCCTGCTGCTGGTGCCTCGCTGGTGGACGCGAGCTTTCGGGCTCGGCGCGCTGTGGCACCTTGCCGTCGACTTTGGCGACTGCGTGATGCAGGGACTGTGA
- the purL gene encoding phosphoribosylformylglycinamidine synthase subunit PurL, producing MATVESAITPEVVEQHGLSPEEYDRVLNALGREPNLVELGIFSVMWSEHCSYKSSRLHLKKLPTEAPWVICGPGENAGVIDIGDGQAAIFKMESHNHPSYIEPYQGAATGVGGILRDVFTMGARPVANANALRFGRPEHPKMKHLVQGVVAGIGGYGNCVGVPTVCGETNFNPAYDGNILVNAMTVGVADADKIFYSAATGVGNPIVYVGSKTGRDGIHGATMASADFEEDADAKRPTVQVGDPFTEKLLIEACLELMATDAIVAIQDMGAAGLTSSSVEMATNGKAGIRLDMDKVPCREEGMTPYEMMLSESQERMLMVLKPGKEEMAAAIFEKWELDFAVIGEVTDTQHMVLEFGGEVVCDIPLGPLAADAPEYDRPYMSKEDYTAWAGIKPMTERPDTDDVGGDLMKLLASPSLSSRKWISEQYDSQVGADTLQTGGDAGVVRVHGTKKALAISTDCTPRYVHADPYEGGKQAIAEAYRNLCAVGARPLAVTNCLNFANPQRPEIMSQFVHALEGMGRACRVLDFPIVSGNVSLYNESKATGGGSAILPTPAIGGVGLIDDYDHMMTMPFKAEGEAIYLIHAEEWATADPERSHLGKSLWLSEVHGRDEGRSPPTDLTVEKNAGKIILQLIADGLVSAVHDVSDGGLAIALAEMAMAGGIGADVEWNEEYSKAAWWFGEDQGRYVVTVPDTEALNQALAKGTENDETAAIGFRRIGKTGGTTLFGKSIDEMRAAHRSFFSDWMEG from the coding sequence ATGGCAACTGTCGAATCCGCGATCACCCCCGAAGTCGTCGAGCAGCACGGCCTCAGCCCCGAAGAATACGACCGCGTCCTGAACGCGCTCGGCCGCGAACCCAACCTCGTGGAACTGGGCATCTTCTCGGTCATGTGGAGCGAGCACTGCTCGTACAAGAGCTCACGCCTGCACCTGAAGAAGCTGCCGACCGAGGCGCCCTGGGTCATTTGCGGCCCCGGCGAGAACGCGGGCGTGATCGATATCGGCGATGGCCAGGCCGCCATCTTCAAGATGGAGAGCCACAACCACCCGAGCTACATCGAGCCCTACCAGGGCGCCGCAACCGGCGTCGGCGGCATCCTGCGCGACGTCTTCACGATGGGCGCACGTCCGGTGGCGAACGCCAACGCGCTGCGCTTCGGTCGTCCCGAACACCCCAAGATGAAGCACCTCGTGCAAGGCGTGGTCGCGGGGATCGGGGGCTACGGCAACTGCGTCGGCGTGCCGACCGTGTGCGGCGAAACCAATTTCAACCCGGCCTATGACGGCAACATCCTCGTCAACGCGATGACGGTGGGCGTCGCGGATGCGGACAAGATTTTCTACAGCGCGGCGACCGGCGTCGGAAACCCGATCGTCTATGTCGGCTCGAAGACCGGCCGCGACGGTATCCATGGCGCGACCATGGCCTCGGCAGATTTCGAGGAAGATGCGGATGCCAAGCGCCCCACGGTGCAGGTGGGCGACCCCTTCACCGAGAAGCTGCTCATTGAGGCCTGCCTCGAACTCATGGCGACCGACGCGATCGTCGCGATCCAGGACATGGGCGCAGCGGGCCTCACCTCCTCCAGCGTCGAAATGGCGACCAACGGCAAGGCCGGCATCCGCCTCGACATGGACAAGGTGCCCTGCCGCGAAGAGGGCATGACGCCTTACGAAATGATGCTGAGCGAAAGCCAGGAGCGCATGCTCATGGTGCTGAAGCCCGGCAAGGAAGAGATGGCCGCCGCCATCTTCGAGAAGTGGGAGCTCGATTTCGCAGTCATCGGCGAAGTCACCGATACGCAGCACATGGTGCTCGAATTCGGCGGCGAAGTCGTGTGCGATATCCCGCTCGGCCCCCTTGCGGCCGATGCGCCCGAATACGACCGGCCGTATATGTCGAAGGAAGACTACACCGCCTGGGCCGGCATCAAGCCGATGACCGAGCGACCCGATACTGACGATGTCGGCGGCGACCTTATGAAGCTGCTCGCCTCGCCCAGCCTGTCTTCGCGCAAGTGGATTAGCGAACAGTACGACAGCCAGGTCGGCGCAGACACGCTCCAGACCGGCGGCGATGCGGGCGTCGTGCGCGTGCACGGCACCAAGAAGGCGCTCGCCATCAGCACCGACTGCACCCCGCGCTATGTCCATGCCGATCCCTATGAGGGCGGCAAGCAGGCGATTGCCGAGGCCTATCGCAACCTGTGCGCCGTGGGCGCGCGTCCGCTGGCGGTCACGAACTGCCTCAACTTCGCCAACCCGCAGCGTCCCGAAATCATGAGCCAGTTCGTCCACGCGCTCGAAGGCATGGGCCGCGCCTGCCGCGTGCTCGACTTCCCGATCGTGAGCGGCAACGTCAGCCTCTACAACGAGAGCAAGGCGACCGGCGGCGGCAGTGCCATCCTGCCCACCCCTGCCATCGGCGGTGTCGGCCTGATCGACGACTACGATCACATGATGACCATGCCGTTCAAGGCCGAGGGCGAGGCGATCTATCTCATTCATGCCGAGGAATGGGCCACCGCCGATCCGGAACGTTCGCATCTCGGCAAGTCACTGTGGCTTTCGGAAGTGCACGGCCGCGACGAAGGCCGTAGCCCGCCGACCGACCTCACCGTCGAGAAGAACGCGGGCAAGATCATCCTACAACTGATCGCCGACGGTCTCGTTAGCGCTGTCCACGATGTCTCCGACGGCGGCCTCGCCATTGCCCTTGCCGAAATGGCCATGGCGGGCGGCATCGGCGCCGATGTCGAGTGGAACGAGGAATATTCCAAGGCCGCATGGTGGTTCGGCGAAGACCAGGGCCGCTACGTGGTCACCGTCCCCGACACCGAAGCGCTCAACCAGGCGCTCGCCAAGGGCACCGAGAACGACGAGACCGCCGCCATCGGCTTCCGCCGCATCGGCAAGACCGGTGGCACCACGCTGTTCGGCAAGTCGATCGACGAGATGCGCGCGGCGCACCGCAGCTTCTTCAGCGACTGGATGGAAGGCTAA
- a CDS encoding DUF2177 family protein, translated as MTWIVAAVAAALVFGALDAAWLSWAGPNFYRPKLGDILAESFRMGPALVFYAAYIAAIVWFAVRPGLANGIGAAALNGALLGAICYATYDLTNQATMRTWSTTVTIADICWGAFATAVAASVATLAVQKFT; from the coding sequence ATGACGTGGATTGTTGCTGCCGTTGCCGCGGCGCTCGTGTTCGGGGCGCTCGACGCCGCCTGGCTGAGCTGGGCCGGCCCGAACTTCTATCGCCCGAAGCTGGGCGACATCCTCGCCGAAAGCTTCCGCATGGGCCCTGCCCTTGTTTTCTACGCAGCCTATATCGCGGCCATTGTGTGGTTCGCCGTCCGCCCCGGGCTTGCCAACGGCATCGGCGCAGCGGCCCTCAACGGCGCGTTACTGGGGGCGATCTGCTACGCCACCTATGACCTGACCAACCAGGCGACCATGCGCACCTGGTCCACCACGGTAACCATCGCCGACATCTGCTGGGGCGCCTTTGCCACCGCCGTTGCAGCAAGCGTTGCAACGCTGGCCGTCCAGAAGTTCACCTGA
- a CDS encoding exodeoxyribonuclease VII small subunit, with the protein MAEEQSQISQLTFEQALRELEGVVRRLESGDVPLDESIDLYERGEQLRKACQARLDAAQARIEKIVAGPDGAPSGTEAFDAGGAA; encoded by the coding sequence ATGGCAGAGGAACAGTCACAGATTTCACAGCTCACCTTCGAGCAGGCGCTGCGCGAACTGGAAGGCGTGGTGCGACGTCTCGAAAGCGGCGACGTGCCGCTTGATGAGAGCATCGACCTTTACGAACGCGGTGAACAGCTTCGCAAGGCGTGCCAGGCGCGTCTCGACGCGGCGCAGGCCCGGATCGAGAAGATCGTCGCCGGACCCGACGGTGCGCCGTCCGGCACCGAGGCCTTCGATGCCGGCGGTGCTGCGTGA
- a CDS encoding polyprenyl synthetase family protein encodes MTAMPERLGEALERIQDEVNSAFDAFLPVPQDTRARLVEAMRYAAIGGGKRVRPLLVVATAELFGVNRNAAVNAGCAVEAIHSYSLIHDDLPCMDDDDLRHGKPTLHKAFDEATAVLAGDCLHALAFDILTQPDTSTDPFVRAELVASLARASGHDGMAGGQMMDIVSEEQDYDLRQITRLQQLKTGALLAASVEMGAILGRVPPEGRAHLRAYARDIGLAFQIADDLLDVEGDETKAGKALRKDEGQGKQTFVTLMGVDQARAQAEMLVEQAGQHLASHGEDARLLVDLAHFIVRRDH; translated from the coding sequence ATGACCGCGATGCCCGAACGCCTCGGTGAAGCGCTCGAGCGCATTCAGGACGAGGTCAACAGCGCCTTCGACGCATTCCTCCCGGTCCCGCAGGACACCCGCGCGCGCCTCGTCGAAGCGATGCGTTATGCGGCGATCGGTGGCGGCAAGCGTGTCCGCCCGCTGCTGGTCGTGGCGACGGCCGAACTCTTCGGCGTCAACCGCAACGCCGCTGTCAACGCGGGCTGCGCTGTCGAAGCGATCCATTCCTATTCGCTGATCCACGACGATCTGCCGTGTATGGACGATGACGATCTGCGCCACGGCAAGCCGACGCTGCACAAGGCCTTCGACGAAGCAACGGCTGTGCTGGCGGGCGATTGCCTGCACGCGCTGGCCTTCGACATCCTGACCCAGCCGGACACCAGCACCGACCCCTTCGTTCGCGCCGAGCTCGTGGCGAGCCTTGCTAGGGCCAGCGGGCACGATGGCATGGCCGGAGGTCAGATGATGGATATCGTTTCCGAAGAGCAGGATTACGATCTTCGCCAGATCACCCGTCTCCAGCAACTGAAGACCGGCGCGCTGCTGGCGGCGAGTGTCGAGATGGGCGCGATCCTTGGACGGGTGCCGCCCGAAGGGCGCGCGCATCTCAGGGCTTATGCCCGCGATATCGGCCTCGCATTCCAGATCGCCGACGACCTGCTCGATGTGGAAGGCGACGAGACCAAGGCCGGCAAGGCGCTGCGCAAGGATGAAGGGCAGGGCAAGCAGACCTTCGTCACGCTGATGGGCGTCGACCAGGCCCGGGCGCAGGCTGAAATGCTCGTCGAACAGGCTGGCCAGCACCTCGCCAGCCACGGAGAGGACGCGCGCCTGCTGGTCGACCTAGCGCACTTCATCGTGAGGAGGGATCACTGA
- the coaD gene encoding pantetheine-phosphate adenylyltransferase, whose product MGERIGIYPGTFDPITLGHADIIRRGSKLVDKLIIGVTTNPSKNPMFSTEERFAMVEREIASLGLTNVEVVGFNALLVKFAQKQGASVLIRGLRAVADFEYEYQMAGMNQQLDDEIETVFLMADVSLQPIASKLVKEIALFGGDISPFVSKDVCEDVIARVEKIGRLGDF is encoded by the coding sequence ATGGGCGAACGTATCGGTATCTACCCGGGGACTTTCGATCCCATCACCCTTGGCCATGCGGACATTATCCGGCGCGGCAGCAAGCTGGTCGACAAGCTCATCATCGGCGTCACGACCAACCCGTCGAAGAACCCCATGTTCTCGACCGAAGAACGCTTCGCTATGGTCGAGCGCGAGATTGCTTCGCTTGGCTTGACCAATGTCGAGGTTGTGGGCTTCAACGCGCTGCTTGTTAAGTTCGCGCAAAAACAGGGCGCCTCCGTCCTGATCCGCGGCCTGCGCGCCGTGGCGGACTTCGAGTACGAATACCAGATGGCCGGAATGAACCAGCAGCTCGACGACGAGATCGAGACCGTATTCCTCATGGCCGATGTGTCGTTGCAGCCGATCGCTTCCAAGCTCGTGAAGGAGATCGCCCTATTCGGCGGCGACATCAGCCCCTTCGTGAGCAAGGACGTGTGCGAGGACGTTATTGCCCGGGTCGAAAAGATCGGCCGGTTGGGCGACTTCTAG
- a CDS encoding peptidylprolyl isomerase, giving the protein MTRFSLALAAALSLVATPFAAQAQDEAAAEPAADTRVFTPVNFNINEDLENILLLDLSNGERVAIRLKPDWAPNHVERIKTLTRQGFYDGIIFHRVIDGFMAQTGDPTGTGTGGSDLPDLAEEFHRMPHVRGTVSMARAASEDSANSQFFIVFYPRLTLDNSYTNFGRVISNMAGADAIARGEPPANPTRILQASIAADNKPVPVNTAPRAAEEISIDDLNAPISE; this is encoded by the coding sequence ATGACCAGGTTTTCGCTTGCCCTTGCTGCCGCGCTTTCGCTCGTTGCCACGCCCTTCGCCGCCCAGGCCCAGGACGAGGCGGCTGCCGAACCGGCTGCCGACACCCGCGTTTTCACGCCGGTGAATTTCAACATCAACGAAGACCTTGAAAACATCCTGCTGCTCGACCTGTCGAACGGTGAGCGTGTGGCCATTCGCCTGAAGCCCGACTGGGCGCCCAACCATGTGGAGCGGATCAAGACGCTCACGCGGCAGGGCTTTTACGACGGCATCATCTTCCACCGCGTGATCGACGGGTTCATGGCCCAGACGGGCGATCCCACCGGCACCGGTACCGGCGGTTCGGACCTGCCTGACCTTGCGGAAGAGTTCCACCGCATGCCCCACGTTCGCGGAACGGTTTCCATGGCCCGCGCGGCAAGCGAAGACAGCGCGAATAGCCAGTTCTTCATCGTCTTCTATCCGCGCCTGACACTCGACAACAGCTACACCAATTTCGGCCGTGTCATCTCGAACATGGCCGGTGCAGACGCCATTGCGCGGGGCGAGCCGCCTGCAAACCCGACGCGGATCCTGCAGGCCTCGATCGCTGCCGACAACAAGCCGGTCCCGGTGAACACGGCTCCGCGCGCAGCGGAAGAGATCAGCATCGACGATCTGAACGCGCCGATCTCGGAATAG
- the queA gene encoding tRNA preQ1(34) S-adenosylmethionine ribosyltransferase-isomerase QueA, which yields MKVDLFDFELPPERIALRPARPRDAARMLVVRGEGPLEDRGVRDLPGLLREGDVLVFNDTRVIPAQLEGRRGEAKIGATLHKRIDLRRWQAFVRNAKRLRIGDVAEFGGGVTAVAEERLADGSFILFFEGDEPVEVLLERAGRMPLPPYIAGKRETDERDREDYQTMFAAEDGAVAAPTAALHFTPELIAALDEAGIGRETLTLHVGAGTFLPVKAEDTDDHAMHSEWGRIEADVAERLNAARAAGGRVIAVGTTSLRLLESATGEDRVIQAFAGDTDIFITPGYSFRAVDGLMTNFHLPKSTLMMLVSALIGRDRIMEAYAHAIAQEYRFYSYGDSSLLLP from the coding sequence ATGAAAGTCGACCTTTTCGATTTCGAGCTTCCGCCCGAGCGCATTGCCCTGCGTCCGGCGCGTCCGCGCGACGCGGCGCGCATGCTTGTGGTGCGCGGCGAGGGCCCGCTTGAGGACCGCGGCGTGCGCGACCTGCCCGGCCTGCTGCGCGAGGGCGATGTCCTTGTCTTCAACGATACGCGGGTCATTCCCGCGCAGCTCGAAGGCCGGCGCGGTGAAGCGAAGATCGGCGCGACGCTGCACAAGCGCATCGACCTGAGGCGCTGGCAGGCCTTCGTGCGCAACGCCAAGCGCCTGCGCATTGGCGATGTCGCCGAGTTCGGCGGCGGTGTCACGGCGGTTGCCGAAGAGCGCCTTGCCGATGGCAGCTTCATCCTGTTTTTCGAAGGCGATGAACCGGTCGAGGTACTGCTCGAACGTGCCGGGCGCATGCCGCTGCCGCCCTATATTGCCGGCAAGCGCGAGACCGACGAGCGCGACCGCGAAGACTACCAGACCATGTTTGCGGCTGAGGACGGGGCGGTGGCAGCCCCCACCGCGGCGTTGCACTTCACGCCCGAATTGATCGCGGCACTGGATGAGGCGGGCATCGGGCGCGAGACGCTGACGCTGCATGTGGGGGCGGGCACCTTCCTACCGGTCAAGGCCGAAGATACCGACGATCACGCAATGCATTCCGAGTGGGGCCGGATCGAAGCCGACGTGGCCGAGCGTTTGAACGCGGCGCGGGCTGCCGGCGGCCGTGTCATAGCCGTGGGCACCACCAGCTTGCGCCTCCTTGAAAGCGCGACCGGCGAAGACAGGGTGATCCAGGCCTTTGCCGGAGACACCGACATCTTCATCACGCCCGGCTACAGCTTCCGCGCGGTCGATGGGCTGATGACCAATTTCCACCTGCCGAAATCGACCCTGATGATGCTGGTCAGCGCGCTGATTGGCCGGGACCGGATCATGGAAGCCTATGCCCATGCGATTGCGCAGGAATATCGCTTCTACAGCTACGGCGATTCCTCGCTCCTGCTGCCCTAA
- a CDS encoding TetR/AcrR family transcriptional regulator, whose amino-acid sequence MITVSTSASAYHHGNLRDALIAAGLEALEGAEGALPSLRELARRVGVSATAVYRHFPDKHALDKALAREGLRMLGSAQADAADRAGGGPAGFAETGRAYVRFALDHPALFRLMFTQGHPVEDNDEKPDEARALLTANTQALASDPDHAETLALQAWSIAHGIAMLMLDGRIPADDALIERMLNTENLFPTGSC is encoded by the coding sequence ATGATAACAGTGTCAACATCGGCTTCCGCCTATCACCACGGCAACCTGCGCGACGCCCTGATTGCAGCTGGGCTGGAAGCGCTCGAAGGTGCGGAAGGTGCCCTGCCCTCGCTGCGCGAACTCGCGCGCCGGGTGGGTGTCTCGGCGACGGCCGTCTACCGCCACTTCCCCGACAAGCACGCGCTCGACAAGGCGCTCGCGCGGGAAGGACTTCGCATGCTGGGTAGCGCGCAGGCCGATGCGGCTGATCGAGCGGGAGGAGGCCCGGCAGGCTTCGCCGAAACCGGTCGCGCCTATGTCCGCTTCGCCCTCGACCATCCGGCTCTGTTCCGGCTCATGTTCACACAGGGTCACCCCGTGGAAGACAATGACGAGAAGCCTGACGAAGCGCGCGCCCTCCTGACGGCCAATACGCAGGCGCTGGCCAGCGATCCGGACCATGCGGAAACGCTTGCGCTGCAGGCCTGGTCGATCGCGCACGGCATTGCGATGCTGATGCTCGACGGGCGCATCCCGGCCGACGATGCGTTGATCGAACGGATGCTCAACACCGAGAATCTGTTCCCGACCGGAAGCTGTTAG
- a CDS encoding 8'-apo-carotenoid 13,14-cleaving dioxygenase, with product MASVIEKTIRKAVTPAIQAVASINRARLPKGSENPFLKGIHTPLAAEHTLENLTVTGTIPTELDGRYVRIGPNPFNEGGKGHHWFLGDGMVHGVRLKGGNAEWYRNRYIRSRNLEEKGGPAAVGGPRRGMGDTVNTNVLAIGGTIMALVEASSFPVALDGKLESVAYSDFGGGLTGSFTAHPHQCPVTGEFHAICYDGPTQDVIRHVAMDREGTVLRETEIAVRNGPSIHDCALTEDFVVILDLPVTFSMQALIAGHKFPYRWNRDHKARVGLLPRDGSSSEPVWHAVEPCYVFHVGNSFEDEQGQVVIDLCAYETIFDGDMAGPYGKALGLERWTVDGNAGAVRRETLDGSGQEFPRPDERYFTKPYRYLWAMGLPEDGDLEFVAPMPLYRHDLETGERVQRDFGEGRIPGEFVFVPRSNDAPEGDGWVMGYVIDRNAGTSALEILDAMSLEPVASVHIPHLIPPGFHGNWIAAS from the coding sequence ATGGCAAGCGTCATCGAGAAAACCATCCGCAAGGCAGTCACCCCCGCGATCCAGGCGGTCGCCAGCATCAATCGTGCGCGCCTGCCGAAAGGGTCTGAAAATCCTTTCCTCAAGGGCATCCACACGCCGCTCGCCGCCGAGCATACGCTGGAGAACCTTACCGTCACCGGCACGATTCCGACCGAGCTCGATGGCCGTTATGTCCGCATCGGACCGAACCCCTTCAACGAAGGCGGCAAGGGGCATCACTGGTTCCTCGGCGACGGCATGGTCCATGGGGTTCGCCTCAAGGGTGGCAACGCCGAATGGTACCGCAACCGCTACATCCGTTCGCGCAACCTGGAAGAGAAGGGCGGCCCAGCGGCTGTCGGCGGTCCGCGCCGCGGAATGGGCGATACGGTCAATACCAATGTCCTCGCCATCGGCGGCACAATCATGGCCCTGGTGGAGGCCAGCAGCTTTCCCGTCGCGCTCGACGGCAAACTTGAAAGCGTTGCCTATTCCGATTTCGGTGGCGGCCTTACCGGCTCCTTCACCGCGCATCCGCACCAGTGCCCGGTGACCGGCGAGTTCCACGCGATCTGCTACGACGGTCCGACGCAGGATGTGATCCGCCACGTTGCGATGGACCGCGAAGGCACGGTGCTGCGCGAAACCGAGATCGCGGTGCGTAACGGCCCCTCGATCCACGACTGCGCGCTGACCGAAGACTTCGTCGTCATCCTCGACCTGCCGGTGACCTTCTCGATGCAGGCGTTGATAGCCGGTCACAAGTTCCCCTACCGCTGGAATCGCGACCACAAGGCGCGCGTCGGCCTGCTTCCGCGCGACGGGTCGAGCAGCGAGCCGGTGTGGCATGCGGTCGAGCCCTGCTATGTCTTTCACGTCGGGAACAGCTTCGAGGATGAGCAGGGACAGGTCGTGATCGACCTGTGCGCCTATGAAACGATCTTCGACGGCGATATGGCCGGACCCTACGGCAAGGCGCTAGGCCTAGAACGCTGGACCGTCGACGGCAATGCAGGTGCGGTGCGCCGCGAGACGCTCGACGGCTCGGGACAGGAATTCCCCCGCCCCGACGAACGCTATTTTACCAAGCCCTATCGCTACCTTTGGGCTATGGGCCTGCCCGAGGACGGAGACCTCGAATTCGTCGCTCCGATGCCGCTCTACCGCCACGATCTGGAAACGGGTGAGCGGGTGCAGCGCGATTTCGGCGAAGGACGCATCCCGGGTGAATTCGTCTTCGTTCCGCGTAGTAACGATGCCCCGGAAGGCGATGGCTGGGTGATGGGCTACGTCATCGATCGCAACGCAGGCACCAGCGCGCTCGAGATCCTCGACGCGATGAGCCTGGAACCGGTTGCCTCGGTCCATATCCCCCACCTCATCCCGCCGGGGTTTCACGGGAACTGGATCGCCGCTAGCTAA
- a CDS encoding ABC transporter ATP-binding protein codes for MEPILELSGLSKVYPGGLKALDDVDLTIRKGEIFALLGPNGAGKTTLIGAVCGLVRPSSGTIRAFGHDMATDWRKARSRIGLVPQELSTDMFEPVHRAVSYSRGLFGLPPDKARIEQILRSLSLWDKKDERIMALSGGMKRRVLIAKALAHEPDLLFLDEPTAGVDVELRKGMWAIIDEMRGRGVTIILTTHYIEEAEMMADRVGVISSGKLLMVDEKDAMMARLGRTEAHITLAEPLAALPPEIARFPVELEEGGQSLCYRGGDGTGKGKAEVADLTKALIAAGIDYTGIDTRESSLEDIFVSLLGEGEGAA; via the coding sequence GTGGAGCCGATTCTCGAACTCAGTGGCCTGTCCAAGGTCTATCCCGGCGGGCTGAAAGCGCTCGACGATGTCGATCTTACGATCCGCAAGGGCGAGATATTCGCGTTGCTCGGGCCCAACGGCGCGGGCAAGACCACGCTGATCGGCGCGGTGTGCGGGCTTGTGCGACCAAGTTCGGGCACGATCCGCGCCTTTGGCCACGACATGGCGACCGACTGGCGCAAGGCGCGCAGCCGCATTGGCCTCGTGCCGCAGGAACTCAGCACGGACATGTTCGAACCGGTCCACCGCGCAGTAAGCTATTCGCGCGGGCTGTTCGGACTTCCGCCCGACAAGGCCCGGATAGAGCAGATTCTGCGTTCGCTCAGCCTGTGGGACAAGAAGGACGAGCGTATCATGGCGCTGTCGGGCGGCATGAAGCGCCGTGTCCTGATTGCCAAGGCGCTGGCGCACGAGCCGGACCTCCTGTTCCTCGACGAGCCGACCGCGGGCGTCGATGTCGAACTGCGCAAGGGCATGTGGGCGATCATCGACGAGATGCGCGGGCGCGGCGTCACCATCATCCTGACCACCCACTACATCGAAGAGGCTGAGATGATGGCCGACCGGGTCGGGGTTATCAGTTCGGGCAAGCTGCTGATGGTCGACGAAAAGGACGCGATGATGGCGCGGCTCGGACGGACCGAGGCGCATATCACGCTTGCAGAGCCGCTGGCGGCGCTGCCGCCGGAGATTGCGCGCTTCCCGGTTGAACTGGAAGAGGGCGGGCAGTCGCTGTGCTATCGCGGCGGCGACGGGACCGGCAAGGGCAAGGCCGAGGTCGCCGACCTGACCAAGGCGCTGATAGCCGCCGGGATCGACTACACCGGCATCGACACCCGCGAGAGCAGCCTGGAAGACATCTTCGTCTCGCTGCTTGGCGAGGGGGAGGGCGCGGCATGA
- a CDS encoding ABC transporter permease — MISWRSTWSIYTRELMRFLRTAFQSVLAPVLTTSLYFIVFGAAIGGRMPDLGGVEYGAFIIPGLLMLTLLGETTSNSSFGIYMPRFTGTIYELLSAPVGVAETLIGFVGAAMTKSLILAAIILLTARLFVDYSIAHPVLAVLYIMLVAAAFSLFGFILGVWADNFEKLGIIPMLFLTPLTFLGGTFYSIDMLPKPWDTIALANPIVYLVSGLRWTFYGSSDVSIAVSFGITIGFLALCVAIIAYIFKTGWRLRA; from the coding sequence ATGATTTCCTGGCGCTCCACTTGGTCGATCTACACGCGCGAGTTGATGCGTTTCCTGCGCACGGCCTTCCAGTCGGTGCTGGCGCCGGTGCTGACGACCTCGCTCTATTTCATCGTGTTCGGAGCCGCCATTGGGGGGCGGATGCCGGACCTTGGCGGCGTTGAGTACGGGGCTTTCATCATCCCCGGCCTGCTGATGCTGACCCTCTTGGGCGAGACCACCAGCAACTCCAGTTTCGGCATCTACATGCCGCGCTTCACCGGCACGATCTACGAGCTGCTCAGCGCGCCGGTGGGCGTGGCGGAGACCCTGATCGGCTTCGTCGGTGCGGCAATGACCAAGAGCCTGATCCTTGCCGCGATCATCCTTCTGACCGCGCGCCTGTTCGTCGATTATTCGATCGCGCATCCCGTGCTCGCGGTGCTCTACATCATGCTGGTCGCCGCTGCCTTCAGCCTGTTCGGCTTCATCCTTGGCGTATGGGCGGATAACTTCGAGAAACTCGGCATTATCCCGATGCTGTTCCTGACCCCGCTGACCTTCCTTGGCGGCACTTTCTATTCGATCGACATGCTGCCAAAGCCCTGGGACACGATCGCGCTGGCCAACCCCATCGTCTATCTCGTGAGCGGGCTTCGCTGGACCTTTTACGGATCGAGCGATGTGAGCATTGCGGTCAGCTTCGGCATCACGATCGGCTTCCTTGCGCTGTGTGTGGCCATCATCGCCTACATCTTCAAAACGGGCTGGCGATTGCGCGCCTGA